The following coding sequences are from one Nicotiana tomentosiformis chromosome 3, ASM39032v3, whole genome shotgun sequence window:
- the LOC104105402 gene encoding CEN-like protein 1 yields the protein MSSRASESLAVERVIGEVVDSFTACVKMNVIYNGSKQVSNGHELMPALLAARPRVEIGGEDMRSAYTLIMTDPDAPSPSDPYLREHLHWIVTNIPGTTDVSFGREIVSYESPKPVIGIHRYVFILYKQRGRQTVKPPATRDQFNTRGFSAENGLGSPVAALYFNAQRETAARRR from the exons atgtCTTCTAGGGCTTCTGAATCACTAGCAGTAGAGAGAGTGATAGGAGAAGTGGTTGACAGTTTCACAGCGTGTGTGAAAATGAATGTGATATACAATGGCAGCAAGCAAGTTTCCAATGGACATGAGCTCATGCCTGCTCTCCTTGCTGCTAGACCTCGTGTCGAGATTGGTGGTGAAGACATGAGATCTGCTTATACTCTT ATCATGACCGACCCGGATGCTCCAAGTCCCAGTGATCCATACTTGAGGGAACACCTCCACTG GATTGTAACAAATATTCCAGGTACCACAGACGTCTCTTTTG GAAGGGAGATAGTGAGCTATGAGAGTCCAAAGCCAGTAATCGGGATTCACCGCTATGTATTCATTTTATACAAACAAAGAGGAAGGCAAACAGTGAAACCACCAGCAACAAGGGACCAATTCAATACTAGGGGCTTTTCAGCAGAAAATGGATTGGGATCCCCTGTTGCTGCTCTCTACTTCAACGCCCAGAGAGAAACTGCTGCCAGAAGAAGATGA
- the LOC104105403 gene encoding E3 ubiquitin-protein ligase XBAT33, producing the protein MGNSFGCSASGERLVSAARDGDYVEAKMLLDCNPCLSKYSTFGGLNSPLHFAAAKGHNDIVALLLGNGADVNSRNYCGQTALMQACRYGHWEVVQTLLLFRCNVTRADYLSGRTALHFAAVNGHVRCIRLVVADFVPSAPFDSINAQTDRGDSSNSKCKHEQSALSKFVNKAADGGITALHMAALNGYFDCVQLLLDLNADVSAVTFHYGSSMDLIGAGSTPLHYAACGGNLKCCQILIARGASRLTLNCNGWLPLDVARMWGRHWLEPLLAPNSDSIIPPFPSSSYLSLPLLSVLNIARECGLQSSATSSDDSDTCAVCLERVCSVSAEGCGHQLCVRCALYLCSASNIPSELLGPPGSIPCPLCRHGIVSFVKLPGSPAKEFKLHLSLSLCTPCMLHPREQDRSTPSSAHEIRKNRVASVSSDFSCPVTCSPFPSVAIPLCTCDEGPSPTLESIENDTQDETSNQSQSTSNDQDKMNVRLEKTTCSNMFWGRRSCSREHQCNAEINA; encoded by the exons ATGGGGAATTCGTTTGGGTGCTCGGCGTCCGGCGAACGGCTGGTATCGGCGGCGAGAGACGGCGATTACGTGGAAGCAAAGATGTTGCTTGATTGCAATCCATGCCTCTCCAAATACTCTACTTTTGGTGGCCTCAATTCCCCTCTTCACTTTGCTGCCGCCAAAGGCCACAACGac ATTGTTGCGTTGTTGCTTGGGAACGGTGCTGATGTCAATTCTAGAAATTACTGTGGTCAG ACGGCATTGATGCAGGCGTGTCGATATGGTCACTGGGAAGTTGTTCAAACCCTTCTTCTTTTTAGATGCAAC GTTACGAGGGCGGATTATCTAAGTGGGAGGACAGCTCTCCATTTTGCAGCAGTGAATGGACATGTTAGATGCATACGACTCGTGGTGGCTGATTTCGTTCCTAGTGCCCCTTTTGATTCTATAAATGCTCAAACAGACAGGGGTGATAGTTCAAACTCAAAATGCAAGCATGAGCAAAG TGCACTGTCAAAATTTGTAAACAAAGCTGCTGATGGTGGTATTACTGCTCTTCATATGGCTGCATTGAATGGATATTTTGATTGTGTCCAGCTCCTGCTTGATCTTAATGCAGATGTATCAGCTGTGACATTTCACTATGGGTCATCGATGGATCTGATAG GAGCTGGAAGTACTCCTTTGCACTATGCTGCATGTGGAGGAAATCTAAAATGCTGTCAG ATCCTTATTGCAAGAGGTGCCAGTCGATTGACATTGAACTGCAATGG GTGGCTTCCTCTTGATGTTGCCAGGATGTGGGGGCGTCATTGGCTTGAACCGTTACTTGCACCAAATTCTGATTCAATAATTCCACCCTTTCCATCTTCAAGTTATTTATCGTTGCCTCTATTAAGCGTGCTTAACATCGCAAG AGAGTGTGGCTTGCAGTCTTCAGCAACTTCGTCTGATGATTCTGATACTTGTGCCGTTTGCCTGGAGAGGGTATGTTCAGTGTCTGCCGAAG GTTGTGGGCATCAATTGTGTGTAAGATGTGCACTCTATCTTTGCTCTGCAAGCAACATCCCGTCTGAATTATTGGGTCCGCCTGGCTCCATTCCATGTCCACTTTGCAGACATGGCATTGTCTCATTTGTAAAACTCCCTGGGTCTCCTGCAAAGGAATTTAAGTTACATCTATCCCTTAGCTTATGCACACCGTGCATGCTTCATCCTCGTGAGCAAGATCGATCAACACCCTCTAGCGCACATGAAATTAGAAAGAATCGTGTTGCTTCAGTGTCTTCTGATTTTTCCTGTCCTGTGACTTGTAGCCCATTTCCTTCTGTTGCAATCCCTTTGTGTACTTGTGATGAAGGACCTTCCCCAACTTTGGAATCCATAGAAAATGACACTCAAGATGAAACTTCTAATCAGTCACAGTCCACTTCAAATGACCAAGACAAAATGAATGTGAGATTGGAGAAAACTACCTGCTCGAACATGTTTTGGGGCAGAAGAAGTTGCAGCAGGGAGCATCAgtgtaatgctgagattaatgCTTAA